A genome region from Bacilli bacterium includes the following:
- a CDS encoding MATE family efflux transporter: MGKRLLFNPWGIILRLALPSVVSFATMTLTGTINLIMVGHLASTAIAVVGVSNIIIYNAWALFSGLGNTVNYLVAQNFGAQTMRQGVERTWITLYYCLGVSVVVMCGAIFAGSILRFVGSAVLAEAGTAYLRFRFAALVFGLFSFVFHGFFRGIGDTRTPAVLSFLGCGVMIFFTYVLTYGKLGFPEMGLQGAGWAFLLGELLGFFGCLYVYFIRLHKRFQTRRRTAFNKPEARLILRESGKLGLQEFAMSISMFIFTAFVGRLGIDALAANEVALNVMSLGFMPAFAFSSTATILVGQEVGKGKPLAGRRFGTHTAVIGSLFLLALGIGEFILADRIGQFYTTNRDVAALAADLIRISAFMQLFDGLFNYYAGGLRGIGDTAFLLKAAVMTSLAFFVPLTYVLTFLFDLGSIGAWISLYVYLTVLGLTLLIRFYRTDWLQVKAKNVAL; encoded by the coding sequence TGGCGTCAACTGCCATCGCGGTGGTCGGCGTTTCAAATATTATCATCTATAACGCCTGGGCCCTGTTTTCGGGGTTGGGCAACACGGTCAATTACCTGGTGGCGCAAAATTTCGGGGCGCAAACGATGCGGCAAGGCGTTGAGCGCACCTGGATTACATTGTACTACTGTTTGGGAGTAAGCGTCGTTGTGATGTGCGGCGCGATTTTTGCCGGAAGCATTTTGCGCTTTGTCGGTTCGGCGGTGTTGGCGGAAGCGGGCACGGCCTATTTGCGGTTTCGCTTTGCCGCTCTCGTGTTTGGTCTGTTCAGTTTTGTTTTTCACGGTTTTTTTCGCGGCATCGGCGATACGAGAACTCCGGCGGTGCTGTCTTTTCTGGGCTGCGGCGTGATGATCTTTTTCACTTATGTTCTGACGTATGGCAAGCTGGGATTCCCGGAAATGGGGCTGCAAGGCGCCGGCTGGGCGTTTTTGCTTGGCGAGCTGTTGGGGTTTTTCGGCTGCCTTTATGTATATTTTATTCGTCTACACAAACGTTTCCAAACACGGCGGCGCACCGCCTTTAACAAGCCGGAAGCGCGGCTTATATTGCGGGAGAGCGGCAAGCTGGGCTTGCAGGAGTTTGCCATGAGCATCTCCATGTTTATTTTTACCGCCTTTGTCGGCAGGCTCGGCATCGATGCGCTTGCCGCGAATGAAGTGGCGTTGAATGTCATGTCGCTGGGCTTTATGCCCGCGTTTGCATTCAGTTCGACGGCGACGATCCTGGTCGGGCAGGAAGTCGGCAAAGGCAAGCCTCTGGCAGGGCGGAGATTCGGCACGCACACGGCTGTTATCGGCAGTTTGTTTTTGCTTGCTTTGGGTATTGGCGAATTTATTTTGGCCGACCGGATCGGGCAATTTTATACGACGAACCGCGATGTGGCGGCGTTGGCGGCTGATTTGATCCGCATTTCCGCCTTTATGCAGCTGTTTGACGGACTTTTCAATTACTATGCCGGCGGCTTGCGCGGCATCGGCGATACGGCGTTTTTGCTGAAAGCCGCGGTTATGACAAGTTTGGCGTTCTTCGTGCCGCTCACTTATGTGCTTACTTTTCTGTTTGATCTGGGCAGCATTGGGGCCTGGATATCCCTGTACGTTTACTTGACGGTGTTGGGTTTGACGCTTTTGATTCGCTTTTATCGCACCGATTGGCTGCAGGTAAAGGCCAAAAACGTTGCGCTTTAA